A single window of Candidatus Binatia bacterium DNA harbors:
- a CDS encoding CCA tRNA nucleotidyltransferase has protein sequence MQRATAKKAVPPSDPEARRLFDVAARVVRKLRDAGHEAVLAGGCVRDLLLGREPADYDVATSATAEQVQRLFRRTVPVGVQFGVVLVIESGQHLQVATFRRDGAYLDHRHPATVHFADERADAERRDFTVNGMFLDPETLEVRDHVGGLADLEAGVIRAIGDPYARFDEDRLRLLRAIRFAARFDWRIEDATWQAICKLAPTIVGIAWERIGEEIVKILTEGRARRGFELMSASGLLGVLIPEVEAMRGVAQSADHHPEGDVFTHTMLCLEKLGPQHGEALALAVLLHDVAKPLCAERRDDGRITFYGHCEKGAEMTLDIVQRLRRSRDTAERAAILVEQHLHHVQAPAMRVAKLKRFLAQEHIDDLLELVRIDALSASGNLEAYEFCRAKQAELAREARLPDPLLRGRDLIELGHRPGPRFREILERAFDAQLEGEITSREAARAWVLGHYPPAEPDSAT, from the coding sequence GTGCAGCGAGCGACGGCGAAGAAGGCCGTTCCGCCAAGCGATCCCGAGGCGCGGCGCCTGTTCGACGTCGCGGCGCGCGTCGTGCGCAAGCTGCGCGACGCGGGCCACGAGGCGGTGCTCGCGGGCGGCTGCGTGCGCGACCTGCTGCTCGGGCGCGAGCCGGCCGACTACGACGTCGCGACCTCGGCGACCGCGGAGCAGGTGCAGCGTCTGTTCCGCCGCACGGTGCCGGTCGGGGTGCAGTTCGGCGTCGTGCTGGTGATCGAGAGCGGCCAGCACCTCCAGGTCGCGACCTTCCGCCGCGACGGCGCCTACCTCGACCACCGCCATCCCGCCACCGTGCACTTCGCCGACGAGCGCGCCGACGCCGAGCGCCGCGACTTCACGGTGAACGGCATGTTCCTCGACCCGGAGACGCTCGAGGTGCGCGACCACGTCGGCGGGCTCGCGGATCTCGAGGCCGGCGTGATCCGCGCGATCGGCGATCCGTACGCGCGCTTCGACGAGGACCGCCTGCGCCTGCTGCGCGCGATCCGCTTCGCGGCCCGCTTCGACTGGCGCATCGAGGACGCGACCTGGCAGGCGATCTGCAAGCTCGCGCCGACCATCGTCGGCATCGCGTGGGAGCGGATCGGCGAGGAGATCGTCAAGATCCTCACCGAGGGACGCGCGCGGCGCGGCTTCGAGCTGATGTCCGCGTCGGGGTTGCTCGGCGTGTTGATCCCCGAGGTCGAGGCGATGCGCGGCGTCGCGCAGTCGGCGGATCATCACCCCGAAGGAGACGTCTTCACGCACACCATGCTGTGCCTCGAGAAGCTCGGGCCGCAGCACGGCGAGGCGCTCGCGCTCGCGGTGCTGCTGCACGACGTCGCGAAGCCGCTCTGCGCCGAGCGTCGCGACGACGGCCGCATCACGTTCTACGGGCACTGCGAGAAGGGCGCCGAGATGACGCTCGACATCGTGCAGCGTCTGCGTCGCAGCCGCGACACCGCCGAGCGCGCCGCGATCCTGGTCGAGCAGCACCTGCACCACGTGCAGGCGCCCGCGATGCGTGTCGCGAAGCTCAAGCGCTTCCTCGCGCAGGAGCACATCGACGACCTGCTCGAGCTCGTGCGCATCGATGCGCTGTCGGCCTCGGGCAACCTCGAAGCGTACGAGTTCTGCCGCGCCAAGCAGGCGGAGCTCGCGCGCGAAGCACGTCTTCCCGATCCGCTGCTGCGCGGCCGCGACCTGATCGAGCTCGGCCACCGTCCCGGGCCGCGCTTCCGCGAGATCCTCGAGCGGGCCTTCGACGCCCAGCTCGAGGGCGAGATCACGTCGCGGGAAGCGGCGCGTGCGTGGGTCCTGGGCCACTACCCGCCGGCCGAGCCGGACAGCGCGACGTGA
- a CDS encoding ABC transporter permease: MSSFVARVGVSALVALGVAVGCAAALAHLGGADPWLAVRALFTGSVGSTANLTATLLQATPLLLTGAAVMLAFKSGVLNIGAEGQFLVGALAATVVGTAPGPEAGRWILVLLAGALAGAAWAVVAAGLRIARGVNEVITTILLNFIGLYLVSWAVDGPLQEAARQYPQSDPLVAGAMLWRPIVGSRLHLGVALALVATIAAGWLLSRTALGLRLRAAGLNAPAARLAGFPVRRDLAIAFALSGALAGLAGAIEVAGVTGRLYERISPGYGYTAIAIALLGGLRTGGVVATALFFAALSAGATAMERTAGVESVLVLAVQGATLLVIAMLKLDTLRLVLSRAGEAPSEEAADAA, encoded by the coding sequence GTGTCGTCGTTCGTCGCGCGCGTCGGCGTGTCGGCGCTGGTCGCGCTCGGAGTCGCGGTCGGGTGCGCGGCGGCGCTCGCGCACCTCGGCGGCGCCGATCCGTGGCTCGCCGTGCGCGCGCTGTTCACGGGCAGCGTCGGTTCGACGGCGAACCTGACCGCGACGCTGCTGCAGGCGACGCCGCTGCTCCTCACGGGCGCCGCGGTGATGCTCGCCTTCAAGAGCGGCGTGCTGAACATCGGCGCGGAGGGACAGTTCCTGGTTGGCGCGCTCGCGGCGACGGTCGTGGGCACGGCGCCCGGACCCGAAGCCGGACGCTGGATCCTCGTGCTGCTCGCCGGTGCGCTCGCGGGCGCGGCGTGGGCGGTGGTCGCTGCGGGGCTGCGCATCGCGCGCGGCGTGAACGAGGTGATCACGACGATCCTCCTGAACTTCATCGGGCTGTACCTCGTCTCGTGGGCGGTCGACGGTCCGCTGCAGGAAGCGGCTAGGCAGTACCCGCAGTCGGATCCGCTCGTCGCGGGCGCGATGCTCTGGCGTCCGATCGTCGGCTCGCGGCTGCACCTCGGCGTCGCGCTCGCGCTCGTCGCGACCATCGCTGCCGGCTGGCTCTTGTCACGCACCGCGCTCGGTCTGCGTCTGCGCGCGGCCGGGTTGAACGCGCCCGCGGCGCGGCTCGCCGGCTTCCCCGTGCGGCGCGACCTCGCGATCGCGTTCGCGCTCTCCGGCGCGCTCGCCGGGCTCGCGGGCGCGATCGAGGTCGCGGGCGTCACCGGACGGCTCTACGAGCGCATCTCGCCGGGCTACGGCTACACGGCGATCGCGATCGCGCTGCTCGGCGGTCTGCGCACGGGGGGCGTCGTTGCGACGGCGCTCTTCTTCGCGGCGCTCTCGGCGGGCGCGACCGCGATGGAGCGCACGGCGGGCGTCGAGTCGGTGCTGGTGCTGGCCGTGCAGGGCGCGACGCTGCTCGTCATCGCGATGCTGAAGCTCGACACGCTCCGTCTCGTCCTCTCGCGC
- a CDS encoding ABC transporter ATP-binding protein: MSAAYLLEIEGVRKRFGAVQALDGVDLRCGPGTILALLGENGAGKSTLMHVVAGLHAPDAGTIRFAGREVVWRSPEQARAAGISMVHQHFMLVPTMTIAENVALARGDVGPFRAARLADEVRELARSRRLDIGNPLRVVEELSVGEQQRVEILKALVAPTRLLILDEPTAVLTPDEVQELFALLRELAAAGTAIIIVTHKLREALSLADHVTVLRRGRVSGSGPASRFDEDALAALMVEEPEALRRAGGEHVPPPARDAEVVLRVQGLSARDRRGVPVLDDVSLEVRAGGIAVVAGVEGNGQTELVAALAGLASEELADVRGEVSVCGRKVRSAASARAAGLAVVPPDRARDGLVASLELWENLLLAQDELRAAAPRGVLPRRSIIAAAAQRLATFGVRPGDPTLPAGALSGGNQQRMILARELGRQNLRAVVAANPTRGLDLAATVVVHRRLRELAARGVAVLVLSCDLDEVEALAGDVYVLYRGRLAGPLAPPLRRLDVGRLMAGVGVAA, translated from the coding sequence GTGAGCGCGGCGTACCTCCTCGAGATCGAGGGCGTGCGCAAGCGCTTCGGAGCCGTGCAGGCCCTCGACGGCGTCGATCTGCGCTGCGGCCCGGGAACGATCCTCGCGCTGCTCGGCGAGAACGGCGCCGGCAAGTCGACGCTGATGCACGTCGTCGCCGGGCTGCACGCGCCGGACGCGGGGACGATCCGCTTCGCCGGCCGCGAGGTCGTGTGGCGCTCGCCGGAGCAGGCGCGCGCCGCCGGCATCTCGATGGTGCACCAGCACTTCATGCTCGTGCCGACGATGACCATCGCCGAGAACGTCGCGCTCGCCCGCGGCGACGTCGGACCGTTTCGCGCGGCGCGGCTCGCCGACGAGGTGCGGGAGCTCGCGCGCTCGCGCCGTCTCGACATCGGCAACCCGCTGCGCGTCGTCGAGGAGCTCTCGGTCGGCGAGCAGCAGCGGGTCGAGATCCTGAAGGCGCTGGTCGCGCCGACGCGACTCCTGATCCTCGACGAGCCGACCGCGGTGCTGACGCCCGACGAGGTGCAGGAGCTGTTCGCGCTGCTGCGCGAGCTCGCCGCCGCCGGCACGGCGATCATCATCGTCACCCACAAGCTGCGCGAGGCGCTGTCGCTCGCCGATCACGTGACGGTGCTGCGGCGCGGGCGCGTGTCGGGCAGCGGTCCGGCGTCGCGCTTCGACGAGGACGCGCTCGCCGCACTGATGGTCGAGGAGCCCGAGGCGCTGCGCCGCGCGGGCGGCGAGCACGTGCCGCCGCCCGCACGCGACGCCGAGGTCGTGCTGCGCGTCCAGGGGCTCTCCGCGCGCGACCGGCGCGGTGTCCCCGTGCTCGACGACGTCTCGCTCGAGGTGCGCGCGGGCGGCATCGCGGTCGTCGCGGGGGTCGAAGGGAACGGGCAGACGGAGCTGGTCGCGGCGCTCGCAGGGCTCGCGTCCGAGGAGCTCGCGGACGTGCGCGGCGAGGTCTCGGTGTGCGGCCGGAAGGTGCGGAGCGCGGCGAGTGCGCGCGCCGCGGGCCTCGCGGTGGTTCCTCCCGACCGCGCGCGCGACGGTCTCGTCGCGAGCCTCGAGCTCTGGGAGAACCTGCTGCTCGCGCAGGACGAGCTGCGTGCGGCCGCGCCGCGCGGCGTGCTGCCGCGACGCTCGATCATCGCGGCTGCCGCGCAGCGCCTCGCCACGTTCGGCGTGCGCCCCGGCGATCCGACGCTGCCGGCCGGCGCGCTCTCGGGTGGCAACCAGCAGCGCATGATCCTCGCGCGCGAGCTCGGTCGACAGAACCTGCGCGCGGTCGTCGCGGCGAACCCGACGCGTGGGCTCGATCTCGCCGCGACCGTCGTCGTGCACCGTCGGCTGCGCGAGCTCGCGGCGCGCGGCGTTGCGGTGCTCGTGCTTTCGTGCGACCTCGACGAGGTCGAGGCGCTCGCCGGCGACGTGTACGTGCTCTACCGCGGTCGTCTCGCCGGTCCGCTCGCGCCGCCGCTGCGGCGCCTGGACGTGGGCCGGCTCATGGCCGGCGTCGGAGTCGCGGCCTGA